The following coding sequences lie in one Xanthomonas hyacinthi genomic window:
- the phhA gene encoding phenylalanine 4-monooxygenase, which yields MDSVPRRVEHQQTDKGYVPVYTTAVVAQPWDGYSADDHATWGALYQRQRDLLVGRACDAFLQAQDAMGMSPQAIPRFEQLNEVLGAATGWTLVGVEGLLPELDFFDHLANRRFPVTWWIRRPEQIDYIAEPDLFHDLFGHVPLLMNPLFADYMQAYGRGGVKAHGIGPEALQNLTRLYWYTVEFGLIAGAEGLRIFGAGIVSSKGESLYALESAAPNRIGFDLARIMRTRYRIDSYQKTYFVIDSFEQLMQATAPDFTPLYAQLSGQEHIAAGDVQAADRVYQRGSGEGWSRDGDV from the coding sequence ATGGATAGCGTACCGCGCCGCGTCGAACACCAGCAGACCGACAAGGGCTACGTGCCGGTCTATACCACCGCCGTGGTCGCGCAGCCGTGGGACGGCTACAGCGCCGACGACCACGCCACCTGGGGCGCGCTGTACCAGCGCCAGCGCGACTTGCTGGTCGGCCGCGCCTGCGACGCGTTCCTGCAGGCGCAGGACGCGATGGGCATGAGCCCGCAGGCGATCCCGCGCTTCGAGCAGCTCAACGAGGTGCTGGGCGCAGCCACCGGCTGGACCCTGGTCGGGGTCGAAGGCCTGCTGCCGGAACTGGATTTCTTCGATCACCTGGCCAACCGCCGCTTCCCGGTGACCTGGTGGATCCGCCGCCCCGAACAGATCGACTACATCGCCGAACCGGACCTGTTCCACGACCTGTTCGGCCACGTGCCGCTGCTGATGAACCCGCTGTTCGCCGACTACATGCAGGCCTACGGACGCGGTGGGGTGAAGGCGCACGGCATCGGCCCCGAGGCGCTGCAGAACCTCACCCGCCTGTACTGGTACACGGTGGAATTCGGCTTGATCGCCGGCGCCGAGGGCCTGCGCATCTTCGGTGCCGGCATCGTCTCGTCCAAGGGCGAATCGCTGTACGCGCTGGAATCGGCCGCGCCCAACCGCATCGGTTTCGACCTGGCGCGGATCATGCGCACCCGCTACCGCATCGACAGCTACCAGAAGACCTACTTCGTCATCGACAGCTTCGAACAGCTGATGCAGGCGACGGCGCCGGACTTCACCCCGCTCTACGCGCAACTGAGCGGCCAGGAGCACATCGCCGCCGGCGACGTGCAGGCCGCGGACCGCGTGTACCAGCGCGGCAGCGGCGAGGGCTGGAGCCGCGACGGCGACGTGTAG
- a CDS encoding TIGR00266 family protein has protein sequence MTQWYFLTGSEQSRSGPFDAAAAIAFARNNPTAMAWRQGQSGWKPANQIDELRGASAASLPPGLPPPPGGGRADEIDYRIVGHEMQFVEIELDPGESAVAEAGALMFKDSAVQMDTVFGDGSGQGGGLMGKLFSAGKRLVSGESLFTTVFTHQGQGKAKVAFAAPYPGTVLAMKLDQHGGRLICQKDSFLAGARGVSLGIHFQRRIMTGLFGGEGFIMQKLEGDGWVFVHAGGCVVERELAAGERLDVDTGCVVAFHSTVDMDVRAVSGIKSMFFGGEGMFLATLTGPGKVWLQSLPFSRLAGRMFAAAPQGGGQNRGEGSVLGGLGRILDGDNNV, from the coding sequence ATGACCCAGTGGTATTTCCTGACCGGCAGCGAGCAGAGCCGCTCCGGCCCGTTCGACGCCGCCGCCGCCATCGCCTTCGCCCGCAACAATCCCACCGCCATGGCCTGGCGCCAGGGCCAGAGCGGCTGGAAGCCGGCCAACCAGATCGACGAACTGCGCGGCGCGAGCGCAGCCAGCCTGCCGCCGGGCCTGCCGCCCCCGCCCGGCGGCGGCCGCGCCGACGAGATCGACTACCGCATCGTCGGCCACGAGATGCAGTTCGTGGAGATCGAGCTGGACCCGGGCGAGAGCGCGGTCGCCGAGGCCGGCGCGCTGATGTTCAAGGATTCGGCGGTGCAGATGGACACCGTGTTCGGCGACGGCTCCGGCCAGGGCGGCGGGCTGATGGGCAAGCTGTTCTCCGCCGGCAAGCGCCTGGTCAGCGGCGAGAGCCTGTTCACCACCGTGTTCACCCACCAGGGCCAGGGCAAGGCCAAGGTCGCCTTCGCCGCGCCGTATCCCGGCACGGTGCTGGCGATGAAGCTGGACCAGCACGGCGGCCGCCTGATCTGCCAGAAGGACAGCTTCCTGGCCGGCGCGCGCGGGGTGTCGCTGGGCATCCACTTCCAGCGCAGGATCATGACCGGCCTGTTCGGCGGCGAGGGCTTCATCATGCAGAAGCTGGAAGGCGACGGCTGGGTGTTCGTGCATGCCGGCGGCTGCGTGGTCGAGCGCGAGCTGGCCGCCGGCGAACGCCTGGACGTGGATACCGGCTGCGTGGTCGCGTTCCATTCCACGGTGGACATGGACGTGCGCGCGGTCAGCGGCATCAAGAGCATGTTTTTCGGCGGCGAAGGCATGTTCCTGGCCACGCTGACCGGCCCGGGCAAGGTGTGGCTGCAGTCGCTGCCGTTCTCGCGCCTGGCCGGACGCATGTTCGCCGCCGCGCCGCAGGGCGGCGGGCAGAACCGCGGCGAAGGCTCGGTGCTCGGCGGCCTGGGCCGGATCCTGGACGGCGACAACAACGTCTGA
- a CDS encoding patatin-like phospholipase family protein: MTAFRSPHLLLCVSLFGLLAACGGEPRPAPPAPVVVGPAPTAAAKPLRLGIALGGGAAKGFAHIGVIKMLQANGLEPVVVSGTSAGSVVGALYASGMDAFQMQQAAVALDETSIRDMRLFSGGLVQGQALQDYVNTQLKNRPIEKLGKPFAAVSTRLEDGERSVFVRGNAGQAVRASSSIPGVFEPVAIGKFHYVDGGVVSPVPVDAARQLGADFVVAVDISSKASGKNPDGMLGIVNQSIAIMGQRLGEQELARADIVIRPKVNGIGAADFAQRNAAILEGEKAALAAMPQIKAKLAQLQQQRATAAAAAAKAAQPAPPPCAPRSRLGRLIGRDDPCKKQE, from the coding sequence ATGACCGCCTTCCGTTCCCCGCACCTGCTCCTCTGCGTTTCGCTGTTCGGCCTGCTCGCGGCGTGCGGCGGCGAACCCAGGCCGGCGCCGCCGGCCCCGGTGGTGGTGGGCCCGGCGCCGACCGCCGCGGCCAAGCCGCTGCGCCTCGGCATCGCCCTGGGCGGCGGCGCGGCCAAGGGCTTCGCCCATATCGGCGTGATCAAGATGCTGCAGGCCAACGGGCTGGAGCCGGTGGTGGTGTCCGGCACCAGCGCCGGCAGCGTGGTCGGCGCGCTGTACGCCAGCGGCATGGACGCGTTCCAGATGCAGCAGGCCGCGGTGGCGCTGGACGAGACCAGCATCCGCGACATGCGCCTGTTCTCCGGCGGCCTGGTGCAGGGCCAGGCGCTGCAGGACTACGTCAACACCCAGCTCAAGAACCGCCCGATCGAGAAGCTCGGCAAGCCCTTCGCCGCGGTGTCCACGCGCCTGGAGGACGGCGAGCGCAGCGTGTTCGTGCGCGGCAACGCCGGCCAGGCGGTACGCGCCTCGAGCAGCATCCCCGGCGTGTTCGAACCGGTCGCCATCGGCAAATTCCATTATGTGGACGGCGGCGTGGTCAGCCCGGTGCCGGTGGACGCCGCGCGCCAGCTCGGCGCCGACTTCGTGGTCGCGGTGGACATCTCCAGCAAGGCCAGCGGCAAGAACCCGGACGGCATGCTCGGCATCGTCAACCAGTCGATCGCGATCATGGGCCAGCGCCTGGGCGAGCAGGAGCTGGCGCGTGCGGACATCGTGATCCGGCCCAAGGTCAACGGCATCGGCGCGGCCGATTTCGCCCAGCGCAACGCCGCCATCCTGGAAGGCGAGAAGGCCGCGCTGGCGGCGATGCCGCAGATCAAGGCCAAGCTGGCGCAACTGCAGCAACAGCGCGCGACGGCCGCGGCCGCCGCGGCCAAGGCCGCACAACCGGCGCCACCGCCGTGCGCACCGCGTTCGCGCCTGGGCCGCCTGATCGGCCGCGACGATCCGTGCAAGAAACAGGAGTGA
- a CDS encoding acid phosphatase, with protein sequence MSIPPAYRLRPAGCAMLVIAFAACSTPAAHAPVAPAPAPAPAPAGPGTAIGYLDAAAVPASLQLLPPPPAAGTPGEALDLAVNREALALRGSPRWQQAARDAALNFPAGANQFACALGIAVDARRTPHLYTLLERSRVDASATTRAAKKHYQRPRPFMLNLQPTCAPGDEDDLRRNGSYPSGHSTLGWTWALILSEATPNRADALIARGRNYGESRLVCNVHWQSDVLAGRFMGAALVARLHANPAFQADLQAARGEIARAQALGAAPQEDCATQTQVLKTRPASAL encoded by the coding sequence ATGTCCATTCCGCCCGCATACCGTCTCCGCCCAGCTGGCTGCGCCATGCTCGTCATCGCATTCGCCGCCTGCAGCACGCCGGCCGCGCACGCCCCGGTCGCACCGGCACCGGCACCGGCACCGGCACCGGCCGGGCCAGGCACGGCGATCGGCTACCTCGATGCCGCCGCGGTCCCGGCCAGCCTGCAGTTGCTGCCGCCGCCGCCGGCAGCGGGCACGCCTGGCGAAGCGCTGGACCTGGCAGTCAACCGCGAAGCGCTGGCGCTGCGCGGCAGCCCGCGCTGGCAACAGGCCGCGCGCGACGCCGCGCTGAACTTCCCCGCCGGCGCCAACCAGTTCGCCTGCGCGCTGGGCATCGCCGTGGACGCGCGGCGCACTCCGCACCTGTACACGCTGCTGGAACGCAGCCGCGTCGATGCCAGCGCCACCACCAGGGCGGCCAAGAAGCATTACCAGCGGCCGCGGCCGTTCATGCTCAACCTGCAGCCGACCTGCGCGCCGGGGGACGAGGACGACCTGCGCCGCAACGGCTCCTATCCTTCCGGCCACAGCACCCTCGGCTGGACCTGGGCGCTGATCCTCAGCGAGGCCACGCCCAACCGCGCCGACGCTTTGATCGCCCGCGGCCGCAACTACGGCGAAAGCCGCCTGGTGTGCAACGTGCACTGGCAGAGCGACGTGCTGGCCGGCCGCTTCATGGGCGCAGCGCTCGTGGCGCGCCTGCATGCCAACCCGGCGTTCCAGGCCGATCTGCAGGCCGCGCGCGGTGAGATCGCGCGCGCGCAGGCGCTCGGTGCGGCGCCGCAGGAGGACTGCGCGACGCAGACGCAGGTACTCAAGACGCGGCCGGCCAGCGCCCTGTAG
- the ftrA gene encoding transcriptional regulator FtrA produces MSAATDTASSSAPLVAIVAYRQLGLFEFGCAVGLFAPVRPELEVAWYRSGVCACEPGPLPALGGLQVLTPHGLELLDEADIVVIPGWRNPEECPPAALLDKLRAAHARGARLASICSGAFALAWAGLLDGKDATTHWRLTDLMAARFPAVNVRQNVLYVDTGQVITSAGSATGMDMLLHLVRKDYGIRVANLVAQRLVLAPWRDGERSQVLNRSIPHGEPSRLAVLTEWLGAHLGQPHTLASLAERAALSQRTLQRQFLDATGLSPIDWLIRERVALARELLETTDRPLQWIADHAGFGSLESFRRHFRVLAGCSPSSYRQQLLIRDQSSTRQNTAFR; encoded by the coding sequence ATGAGCGCCGCCACCGACACCGCGTCTTCATCCGCCCCGCTGGTTGCGATCGTCGCCTACCGGCAACTGGGGCTGTTCGAGTTCGGCTGCGCCGTCGGCTTGTTCGCACCGGTCAGGCCGGAGCTTGAGGTGGCGTGGTACCGCAGCGGCGTGTGCGCCTGCGAACCCGGGCCGTTGCCCGCGCTCGGCGGGCTGCAGGTGCTGACGCCGCACGGACTGGAGCTGCTCGACGAAGCCGACATCGTGGTGATTCCAGGCTGGCGCAATCCCGAGGAATGCCCTCCGGCGGCGCTGCTCGACAAGCTGCGCGCGGCGCATGCGCGTGGCGCGCGCCTGGCCTCGATCTGTTCGGGCGCCTTCGCCCTGGCCTGGGCCGGGCTGCTCGACGGCAAGGACGCCACCACCCATTGGCGCTTGACCGATCTGATGGCGGCCCGCTTCCCGGCCGTGAACGTGCGCCAAAACGTGCTCTACGTGGACACCGGCCAGGTGATCACCTCGGCCGGGTCCGCCACCGGCATGGACATGCTGCTGCACCTGGTGCGCAAGGACTACGGCATCCGCGTCGCCAATCTGGTGGCGCAGCGGCTGGTGCTGGCGCCGTGGCGCGACGGCGAGCGCAGCCAGGTGCTGAACCGCTCGATTCCGCACGGCGAGCCCAGCCGCCTGGCGGTGCTGACCGAATGGCTCGGCGCCCACCTTGGCCAGCCGCATACCCTTGCCAGCCTGGCCGAACGCGCCGCGCTGAGCCAGCGCACGCTGCAACGGCAATTCCTCGATGCGACCGGCCTGTCGCCGATCGACTGGTTGATCCGCGAACGGGTCGCGCTGGCCCGCGAACTGCTCGAGACCACCGACCGACCGCTGCAATGGATCGCCGACCATGCCGGCTTCGGGTCGCTCGAATCGTTCCGCCGGCATTTCCGCGTGCTGGCCGGCTGCAGCCCCAGCAGCTACCGCCAGCAGTTGCTGATCCGGGATCAGTCCAGCACGCGGCAGAACACCGCCTTCAGATAG
- a CDS encoding class I SAM-dependent rRNA methyltransferase, whose translation MNTALPVVRLKNAWRSSHPWIFQKLVEKPAAKPKPGSLVDVVGVDGEWIGRGFYNGHSRIAVRILEIDPAVAVDEAWFARKIAEAASLRRDVLKLDAVSDAWRVVHAEGDGLSGLVVDRYGDLLVVEFFSAGMFRHREWIYAALRAQFPGARFYSFAEEHVQKQESFDYRPVSSSGERPEPAIISEYGVRFRADPAGAHKTGFFADQRENRQWLSQQVAGKRVLDLCCNTGGFAVYAKVRGAEDVVGVDIDEDVIEIAKGNAKLNDVRLKWVQADIFPYLRDAAVRGDRYDVVILDPAKMTRDRDQVIPALKKYLDMNKLALGVVAPGGLFATFSCTGLVAEHEFLDMLRRAAYFSGRTIQILKVAGAGADHPFMAHVQESRYLKAVFCRVLD comes from the coding sequence ATGAATACCGCCCTGCCCGTAGTCCGCCTCAAGAACGCCTGGCGCTCCAGCCACCCGTGGATCTTCCAGAAACTGGTCGAAAAACCCGCCGCCAAGCCCAAGCCGGGCAGCCTCGTCGACGTGGTCGGCGTGGACGGGGAGTGGATCGGCCGCGGGTTCTACAATGGCCATTCGCGCATCGCCGTGCGCATTCTTGAGATCGATCCGGCGGTCGCGGTCGACGAAGCCTGGTTTGCGCGCAAGATCGCCGAGGCGGCGTCGCTGCGCCGCGACGTGCTCAAGCTGGACGCGGTCTCCGATGCGTGGCGCGTGGTGCATGCCGAGGGCGACGGCCTGTCCGGGCTGGTGGTGGACCGCTACGGCGATCTGCTGGTGGTGGAGTTCTTCAGCGCCGGCATGTTCCGCCACCGCGAGTGGATCTACGCCGCGCTGCGCGCGCAGTTTCCCGGCGCGCGCTTCTACAGCTTCGCCGAGGAGCACGTGCAGAAGCAGGAGAGCTTCGACTACCGCCCGGTGTCCAGCAGCGGCGAGCGCCCGGAGCCGGCGATCATCAGCGAATACGGCGTGCGCTTCCGCGCCGACCCGGCCGGCGCGCACAAGACCGGCTTCTTCGCTGACCAGCGCGAGAACCGGCAGTGGCTGAGCCAGCAGGTGGCCGGCAAGCGCGTGCTCGACCTGTGCTGCAACACCGGCGGCTTCGCCGTCTACGCCAAGGTGCGCGGCGCCGAGGACGTGGTCGGCGTGGACATCGACGAGGACGTGATCGAGATCGCCAAGGGCAACGCCAAGCTCAACGACGTGCGGCTCAAGTGGGTGCAGGCCGACATCTTCCCGTACCTGCGCGATGCCGCCGTGCGCGGCGACCGCTACGACGTGGTGATCCTGGACCCGGCCAAGATGACCCGCGACCGCGACCAGGTGATCCCGGCATTGAAGAAATATCTGGACATGAACAAGCTGGCGCTGGGCGTGGTCGCGCCCGGCGGGTTGTTCGCCACGTTCTCCTGCACCGGCCTGGTCGCCGAACACGAGTTCCTGGACATGCTGCGTCGCGCCGCGTATTTCTCCGGCCGCACCATCCAGATCCTGAAGGTGGCCGGCGCCGGCGCCGACCACCCGTTCATGGCCCATGTGCAGGAATCGCGCTATCTGAAGGCGGTGTTCTGCCGCGTGCTGGACTGA
- a CDS encoding serine hydrolase domain-containing protein yields the protein MGTARRGTAAVAMVLGLLCGRAAAGGQAPAPMAAAELDRAIEQRMREGGMVGVGAAIIVDKRLVWTKGYGFADRERAIAFTPDTVMNIGSISKTFTGVALMRAVQEGQLSLDTDINTYLPFKVSNPAFPDVPITLRQLATHTSSITDRWSVYAQTYHYGGDAPQPLASFLADYFGAGGKYQAAENFLPSKPGSHREYSNIAAALAGYIVERAVGERLDAYTQRRIFAPLRMRSTAWFLSQVPPQRHAQLYVAQNGLSIPIPLYGGTTYPDGGVRTSVADLSRFFLALLNDGAYEGGRILQRRSVEEMLRFQYSPANKPDNVELDQKNSGIFWATKFNATRIGHGGSDPGVKTEMLSDLDKRVGIIVFTNTSLDEAQMSTQTAIVEALWARALTLREQRR from the coding sequence ATGGGCACGGCGAGAAGGGGAACGGCAGCGGTCGCGATGGTGCTTGGGCTGCTGTGCGGCCGGGCCGCAGCCGGCGGGCAGGCGCCGGCGCCGATGGCCGCAGCGGAACTGGACCGGGCCATCGAGCAGCGGATGCGCGAGGGCGGCATGGTCGGCGTCGGCGCGGCGATCATTGTCGACAAGCGACTGGTATGGACCAAGGGCTACGGCTTCGCCGATCGCGAGCGCGCGATCGCGTTCACGCCGGACACGGTGATGAACATCGGCTCGATCAGCAAGACTTTCACCGGCGTGGCGCTGATGCGCGCGGTGCAGGAGGGCCAGCTGTCGCTGGATACGGACATCAATACCTACCTGCCGTTCAAGGTGAGCAACCCCGCGTTCCCGGATGTGCCGATCACGCTCCGGCAGCTGGCCACGCACACCTCCTCGATCACGGACCGCTGGTCGGTGTACGCACAGACCTATCACTACGGCGGCGATGCGCCGCAACCGCTGGCGAGCTTCCTGGCGGATTATTTCGGTGCCGGTGGCAAATACCAGGCAGCGGAGAACTTCCTGCCGAGCAAGCCGGGCAGCCATCGCGAATATTCCAACATCGCTGCGGCGCTGGCCGGTTACATCGTCGAGCGTGCGGTCGGCGAGCGACTCGACGCCTACACCCAGCGCCGGATCTTCGCGCCGCTGCGCATGCGCAGCACCGCGTGGTTCCTGTCCCAGGTGCCGCCGCAGCGCCACGCGCAGCTGTATGTGGCGCAGAACGGGCTGTCGATTCCGATCCCGCTGTACGGCGGCACCACCTATCCCGACGGCGGCGTGCGCACCTCGGTGGCGGATCTGTCGCGGTTCTTCCTGGCCCTGCTCAACGACGGCGCCTACGAGGGTGGGCGGATCCTGCAGCGGCGTTCGGTCGAGGAAATGCTGCGCTTCCAGTACAGCCCGGCGAACAAGCCGGACAACGTGGAACTGGACCAGAAGAACTCCGGCATCTTCTGGGCGACGAAATTCAACGCGACCCGGATCGGCCACGGCGGATCCGATCCCGGAGTGAAGACCGAGATGCTGAGCGACCTGGACAAGCGGGTCGGCATCATCGTGTTCACCAACACCTCGCTGGACGAAGCGCAGATGTCCACGCAGACGGCGATCGTCGAGGCGCTATGGGCGCGTGCGCTGACATTGCGGGAGCAGCGCCGTTAG
- a CDS encoding rhomboid family intramembrane serine protease, protein MDTSSLSPSPPADAAQAQDRFDRARILRAFNASLTLIAVLVAVFASQGLFDWRPWSVGPQQAGGLLGLLTAPLLHGSLEHLAANAGALLILGTLAGSVYPRATLAALPVLWLGSGLGAWLLGEPGSHHLGASGVTHGLLFLVFVLGLLRRDRAAIAASMIAFLFYGGMLVSVLPHAAGVSWQSHLGGALGGAVAALLLRHRDPLPPRKRYSWEDEDEEALAPLNEELEPPPPAQVPVLWQPPPMPRGVILRFPPRPERGDG, encoded by the coding sequence ATGGACACTTCTTCGCTCTCCCCGTCCCCGCCTGCCGACGCTGCGCAGGCGCAGGACCGCTTCGACCGGGCACGGATCCTGCGCGCCTTCAACGCCAGCCTCACGCTGATCGCGGTGCTGGTGGCGGTGTTCGCCAGCCAGGGCCTGTTCGACTGGCGGCCGTGGTCGGTGGGGCCGCAGCAGGCCGGCGGCCTGCTCGGGCTGCTGACCGCGCCCTTGCTGCACGGTTCGCTGGAACACCTGGCCGCCAACGCCGGCGCGCTGCTGATCCTGGGGACGCTGGCCGGCAGCGTGTATCCGCGCGCCACCCTGGCCGCGCTGCCGGTGCTGTGGCTGGGCTCGGGCCTGGGCGCGTGGCTGCTGGGCGAGCCCGGCAGCCACCATCTGGGCGCCAGTGGCGTCACCCACGGCTTGCTGTTCCTGGTGTTCGTGCTCGGACTGCTGCGCCGCGACCGCGCGGCGATCGCCGCCAGCATGATCGCGTTCCTGTTCTATGGCGGCATGCTGGTGTCGGTGCTGCCGCACGCGGCCGGCGTGTCCTGGCAGTCGCACCTCGGCGGTGCGCTGGGCGGCGCGGTGGCGGCGCTGCTGCTGCGCCATCGCGACCCGCTGCCGCCGCGCAAGCGCTACAGCTGGGAAGACGAGGACGAGGAGGCCCTGGCGCCGCTGAACGAGGAACTGGAACCGCCGCCACCGGCGCAGGTGCCGGTGCTGTGGCAACCGCCGCCGATGCCGCGCGGGGTGATCTTGCGCTTCCCGCCGCGGCCGGAGCGCGGCGACGGCTGA
- a CDS encoding Lrp/AsnC family transcriptional regulator: MTESAVFDRTDLRLLALLQRQGRASNAELAAQVNLSPSACLRRVQRLEADGVVAGYVARLVPGAIGLGLQAFVRVQLEKHGQSGIAHFADSVQGWDEVVACHALTGDMDYLLHVYVRDLTHFSAFLLDKLLNAAGVADVNSSFVLRTVKDFTGLPLPRG; the protein is encoded by the coding sequence ATGACCGAATCGGCCGTGTTCGACCGCACCGACCTGCGCCTGCTGGCCTTGCTGCAGCGGCAGGGCCGGGCCAGCAATGCGGAGCTGGCTGCGCAGGTGAACCTGTCGCCGTCGGCCTGCCTGCGCCGGGTGCAGCGGCTGGAGGCCGACGGCGTGGTCGCCGGCTACGTGGCGCGGCTGGTGCCTGGCGCGATCGGCCTGGGCCTGCAGGCGTTCGTGCGCGTGCAGCTGGAAAAGCACGGGCAAAGCGGCATCGCCCATTTCGCCGACAGCGTGCAGGGCTGGGACGAGGTGGTCGCCTGCCATGCGCTGACCGGCGACATGGACTACCTGTTGCACGTGTACGTGCGCGACCTGACCCATTTCTCCGCGTTCCTGCTGGACAAGCTGCTCAACGCCGCCGGCGTGGCCGACGTCAACTCCAGCTTCGTGCTGCGCACGGTCAAGGATTTCACCGGGCTGCCGCTGCCGCGCGGCTGA
- a CDS encoding TerC family protein, which yields MQTIGNVWLWSGFAIVVIAALLADLVLMRHGGPHKVAFKEALWWSLGWIALALAFNAGLWWYLRETIDVATGNQYGLEFLTGYLVEKSLAVDNIFVFLMIMSYFAVPEEQRQRVLVIGVLGAIVLRAIMIFAGSVLLTKFHWLLYVFGAFLLLTGIKMWFSAGKEPDLEANPVLRFMRRHLRLTPQYHGNALSVTQEGKRWYTPLFAVLMLIAITDVIFAVDSIPAIFAITTDPFLVLTSNVFAVLGLRAMFFLLAGMADRFHLLPYGLAIVLVFIGTKMLIIDLYKIPVLVSLLAVALIIGATVALSLLRPAKPAH from the coding sequence ATGCAAACGATAGGCAACGTGTGGTTGTGGAGCGGTTTCGCGATTGTGGTGATCGCGGCGCTGCTGGCGGATCTGGTGCTGATGCGCCACGGCGGTCCGCACAAGGTCGCCTTCAAGGAAGCGCTGTGGTGGAGCCTGGGCTGGATCGCCCTGGCGCTGGCGTTCAACGCCGGCCTGTGGTGGTACCTGCGCGAGACCATCGACGTGGCCACCGGCAACCAGTACGGGCTGGAGTTCCTGACCGGCTACCTGGTGGAGAAGTCGCTGGCGGTCGACAACATCTTCGTGTTCCTGATGATCATGAGCTACTTCGCGGTGCCGGAGGAGCAGCGTCAGCGCGTGCTGGTGATCGGCGTGCTCGGCGCGATCGTGCTGCGCGCGATCATGATCTTCGCCGGCTCGGTGCTGCTGACCAAGTTCCACTGGCTGCTGTACGTGTTCGGCGCGTTCCTGCTGCTGACCGGCATCAAGATGTGGTTCTCGGCGGGCAAGGAGCCGGACCTGGAAGCCAATCCGGTGCTGCGCTTCATGCGCAGGCACCTGCGCCTGACCCCGCAGTACCACGGCAATGCGCTGAGCGTGACCCAGGAAGGCAAGCGCTGGTACACGCCGCTGTTCGCGGTGCTGATGCTGATCGCCATCACCGACGTGATCTTCGCGGTGGACAGCATCCCGGCGATCTTCGCGATCACCACCGATCCGTTCCTGGTGCTGACCTCCAACGTGTTCGCGGTGCTGGGCCTGCGCGCGATGTTCTTCCTGCTGGCGGGCATGGCCGACCGCTTCCACCTGCTGCCGTACGGGCTGGCGATCGTGCTGGTGTTCATCGGCACCAAGATGCTGATCATCGACCTGTACAAGATCCCGGTGCTGGTCTCGCTGCTGGCGGTGGCGCTGATCATCGGCGCGACGGTGGCGCTGAGCCTGCTGCGCCCGGCCAAGCCGGCGCACTGA
- a CDS encoding acid phosphatase has translation MMRRSSRLPLHAGLGLALSAAIAAPALLQAKPPAAPIARPMAEGTAAGYLAPSQLPDSLLLVPPPPAKDSPGRALDEAVNKEALALRGSPRFALAAQDAELHFPAAANHFSCPLGIQVSAQHTPHLYRLLQRVAEDAGDAAEKAKAYYHVPRPFMDNGEASCTPADEAELRPNGAYPSGHTSIGWAWAQVLSEADPARTDALMARGRSYGESRIVCNVHWQSDVLASRIVAAATVAKLQDNPQFRADLEGARQEIGAARAQGLTPAKDCAAETKTQQVRPASAL, from the coding sequence ATGATGCGTCGCTCCTCCCGTTTGCCCCTGCACGCCGGCCTCGGCCTGGCCCTGTCCGCTGCGATCGCCGCACCGGCCTTGCTGCAGGCCAAGCCGCCTGCCGCGCCGATAGCCAGGCCGATGGCCGAAGGCACGGCCGCCGGCTACCTGGCGCCGTCGCAGCTGCCCGACAGCCTGCTGCTGGTGCCGCCGCCGCCGGCCAAGGATTCGCCCGGCCGCGCCCTGGACGAGGCGGTGAACAAGGAAGCGCTGGCGCTGCGCGGCAGCCCGCGCTTCGCGCTGGCCGCGCAGGACGCCGAATTGCATTTCCCCGCTGCGGCCAACCACTTCAGCTGCCCGCTCGGCATCCAGGTCAGCGCCCAGCACACCCCGCACCTGTACCGGCTGCTGCAGCGCGTGGCCGAAGACGCCGGCGACGCCGCGGAAAAGGCCAAGGCCTACTACCACGTGCCGCGCCCGTTCATGGACAACGGCGAAGCCAGCTGCACGCCCGCCGACGAGGCCGAACTGCGCCCGAACGGCGCCTACCCCTCCGGCCACACCTCCATCGGCTGGGCCTGGGCGCAGGTGCTCAGCGAGGCCGACCCGGCGCGCACCGACGCGCTGATGGCGCGCGGCCGCAGCTACGGCGAAAGCCGCATCGTCTGCAACGTGCACTGGCAGAGCGACGTGCTGGCCAGCCGCATCGTCGCCGCGGCCACGGTCGCCAAACTGCAGGACAACCCGCAGTTCCGCGCCGACCTGGAAGGGGCGCGCCAGGAGATCGGCGCCGCGCGCGCGCAAGGCCTGACGCCGGCCAAGGATTGCGCCGCGGAAACCAAGACCCAGCAGGTGCGCCCGGCGAGCGCGCTGTAA